The genome window CACAGACTGGTTTTTTTTAAATGAAACAGCAACCGAATTAGCGCAATTTGAAGGGGTGGCGTGTTTCGCACTCGTCACAACTCGTGATGAAATTGATATTTCAAGGGTGTCGAAGCGCGTGATAGCGCTTGCGCGCAGTCAGCTAGAATTCGATCTCATTGGAGAAAAAATCGAACTAATGACCAACATTCTGTCTCGTTCTGAAGCGCTTCAGGAGATAGAAGCCAACCGCCTCAACTCAGATTATTATCAGACAAAGAAGTTTATCGATAACTCTAAGGCTGCTATCGCCGACGCGGATCGGATCGTAGCTCGCGCCATGAGAACCATAAAGAGTGAGACATAGATCTTCGCGCTAAATTTCTGCGGCGCTGTTCACGTTTGAAGCACTCATCAATGGTATCCGTTGAGTGGGGGCGCTTTGGAGATTGCAGCATGCTGCCGCGCGTTCCCATGGCCCTTCCCACGCTTCTTGTTGCGCTGCTTTGCGGCGTCACGCAAACCGAGGCGTCGAAGTTGTTCACAGACGAGGCCGAATTTCTCATCGCGCCCGTTCCCTCGGCCGAATGGTCCGTTCAGGAAACCGAAACCCGCCCGAAATTCGCCGAGGTCGATTACCTGCCGAATGGGCAAACGTCCGACGACTGGGACCGGCTCGTCACGGTGCAGACCTGGCGCGATCCGGGCTTCCGCTACGACGCCCTCGCGGAAACGATGAAGGAGCAGGTGGAGGCGACGCAGCCCTGCAAATCCACCGCCATGCAAAAGCTCGCCGACCGCAAGGTGAGCGGCTACGACGCCGCGCTTTACGCGCTGTCCTGTCCCGAGAACAAGACCACCGGCAAGGGCGAGTATACGCTCATTCTCCAGATCCAGGGGCGTGACGCGGTTTATGGCGTGCAGCGGTCATGGCGCGGCGCGGCATTCGAGCCCGGCGCGATCCCCGTTCCTCATGACGAGGGCGAGGAATGGCTCGCGTGGTTCGATCGCATCCAGCTCTGCGATAATCGCCTCGCGGGCAAAAGCTGCGGCGACGCCCTCGGCAAGGCGACAGCCACCGCCCGCAAGCGCTGACGCGACACGCCGCCGCTCCGTCCATCCGCGCGCCTCGGTCACATTCCGTGGAAGCGCCACCGTGACGCTCTCCAGCGACGCCCGCCTTCATGATAAGAGTTACGCGGGCCAGCGGAGGCGCGACCGCCAGCACGGCGGCGGCTTGGCTTGCCCGCATGGGCTCGATTTTGGCGTACCCGCCGGGAGGAATTTTCATGACTGTATTTCGCATCCTGTCCGCATCCATCGCGGCGGCCGTCACAGCAACCTCGCTTCTCGCCGCTCCGGCCGCGTTGGCGCAGGACTATTGGAGCCAATCGTGCGGCGATCTCTGGTACCGCCGCAACGCGATCTATGCCGCCAACGGTTATTGCTTCAAGACGGAGCGCGCGCTCCGCGTCTTCGGCAATAATGGCTGCCGCTTCTATGTCGAAGCCGACGTGCCGATGTCCCGCGCCGAACGCGCTGAGATCGACATCATCCGCAGTGTCGAAGCGCGCAAGGGCTGCTGAAGCTGGGCAATCGAGGCATGGCACGCGGGGGCGGGAAGCCGCCGTTT of Rhodomicrobium vannielii ATCC 17100 contains these proteins:
- a CDS encoding YARHG domain-containing protein; this translates as MTVFRILSASIAAAVTATSLLAAPAALAQDYWSQSCGDLWYRRNAIYAANGYCFKTERALRVFGNNGCRFYVEADVPMSRAERAEIDIIRSVEARKGC